The Humulus lupulus chromosome 3, drHumLupu1.1, whole genome shotgun sequence genome window below encodes:
- the LOC133824219 gene encoding uncharacterized protein LOC133824219, with product MRKQLAKAKKRKEELARLAVEAQAAQPQPPPEIQAPPPRDVHVPPHRPRGRPRKNAKRRTEQPLPPAEQPAPTGTCRNTRARAPVNSTVELPVETGNNRAPTAAQTQNPGNAQNVPEPAQENSGPSRPRNGWQPLSPIRHPPSPIRLSSTKQLGGEKDDCNDKLKVLFVLECASTLH from the coding sequence ATGAGAAAGCAATTGGCGAAGGCCAAGAAGCGTAAGGAGGAGCTAGCTAGATTGGCTGTGGAGGCACAGGCGGCTCAACCCCAACCTCCGCCTGAGATCCAGGCCCCACCTCCGCGGGATGTTCATGTTCCTCCTcacaggcctcgtgggcgacctcgcaaaaatgcTAAAAGAAGAACAGAGCAACCTCTGCCACCGGCAGAACAGCCTGCTCCCACAGGGACCTGCAGGAACACCCGGGCTAGAGCTCCTGTTAACTCGACTGTTGAGTTACCAgttgaaactgggaataaccgagcccctacagCGGCTCAAACTCAGAATCCTGGTAACGCACAGAACGTTCCTGAGCCAGCACAGGAGAACTCGGGACCTTCtagaccccgaaatgggtggcagccactaTCACCCATACGACACCCTCCATCGCCGATAAGGTTGAGTTCAACGAAACAACTTGGTGGGGAGAAGGATGACTGTAATGACAAGCTCAAAGTCTTGTTCGTCCTCGAATGCGCGTCCACCTTGCATTAA